Proteins from a genomic interval of Chitinophagales bacterium:
- a CDS encoding gliding motility-associated C-terminal domain-containing protein, with product MVTGGDTNGTWVDTDGSGANMGDWTAVDFDSVTAGEYTFTYTLTDVSGICGDVSYGVEILVQNCACPNVATKTPVDGLCNDSGTLDLTTLQSTAESGSWQAIESSTGTIVPLTGDTTFDATGLSAGEYTLTFTLDAAPIPNCPDSSVQVLTVQQAVSAGIGSSQPACNNEIASIDLKGFISGFSLGGSWVELSGGIDNGGFDAANGTFTADGQSAGTLQFGYVVTATAPCENDTAFVNIEVVAPSSAEVTTNTTVCDSSISPQGSILNLMGLIVSGDTNGTWADTDGSGANIIDWTAVDFDGVTTGTYTFTYTLTDVSGICGDVSYEVEILVQDCACPNVATIAPTSGLCNDSGTLDLSTLQVTTELGTWAITNTPVGSNPATFTGTTFDATGADAGDYELTFTLDAAPLTSCPDSSVQILTVQAAVSAGTGSSEDVCNDDATPIDLFSKLTNADAGGIWSLTSGTLDIGVFDATNGTFTPLNQSAGTFEFSYTLSASGPCGSDISTVTINVVASPTATLTTDANTCNVSADGSIIDLTSLVTGGDTSGTWTDTDVTGVNMSDWTALDFDGITEGAYIFTYTLNSANAPCTNPSYPVTVLVEDCNCIQPSSPTPLVGLISICDNEINNTSFEVNTEVGTTVNWYDATTGGNLLASGLTFMPTDAGIYYAQAVNNTDACTSEMVEFVLQANSTPIALFDISTATCKNEPITFIFDGIADTDAIYTWDFGGGDIMDGIEPHSYTWTNTGEQNVTLTIEQNGCMDSYTSSITISEVEVGITTPKTIIPAGEVLPLSATGFSSMGDVTYTWSSTGSLPDCLDCPETSVKVNQNSNITVVASDEFGCSDDATIAIGVLYKDEVLMPAAFSPNNDGVNDEFGITPINVSKIETFEIYSRLGNKVFSTNDLNETWDGNYKFVPQDIGLYVYFIRGTDNDGKEFLAKGNVMLIR from the coding sequence TTGGTAACAGGTGGTGACACAAATGGTACTTGGGTAGATACGGATGGTTCGGGTGCAAATATGGGTGATTGGACAGCCGTTGATTTTGATAGCGTGACAGCAGGAGAATACACTTTCACCTATACTTTGACGGATGTTAGTGGTATTTGTGGTGATGTTTCTTATGGGGTCGAGATTTTGGTGCAAAATTGCGCCTGTCCAAACGTAGCGACAAAAACCCCTGTGGATGGTTTGTGCAACGATTCGGGAACATTGGATTTGACTACTTTACAATCAACAGCCGAATCTGGTTCATGGCAAGCTATCGAATCTTCGACTGGAACTATTGTTCCATTAACAGGCGATACTACATTTGATGCCACAGGTTTGTCGGCAGGAGAATACACATTGACTTTTACATTGGATGCTGCTCCAATTCCAAACTGCCCTGATTCTTCGGTGCAAGTCTTGACAGTACAACAGGCTGTCAGTGCAGGCATAGGCAGTTCACAACCTGCTTGTAATAATGAGATTGCCTCTATTGATTTGAAAGGATTCATATCAGGTTTTTCTTTGGGTGGAAGTTGGGTCGAGCTAAGTGGAGGTATAGACAATGGCGGCTTTGATGCGGCCAATGGCACATTCACTGCTGATGGACAAAGTGCGGGAACATTGCAGTTTGGCTATGTAGTGACGGCTACTGCACCTTGTGAAAACGATACGGCTTTTGTAAATATTGAAGTGGTCGCTCCTTCAAGTGCAGAAGTAACAACAAATACGACTGTTTGCGATTCAAGCATAAGCCCCCAAGGTTCAATTTTGAATTTGATGGGTTTGATTGTTTCTGGTGACACAAATGGTACTTGGGCAGATACGGATGGTTCGGGTGCAAATATAATTGACTGGACAGCAGTTGATTTTGATGGAGTGACAACAGGTACTTATACTTTCACCTATACTTTGACGGATGTTAGTGGTATTTGTGGTGATGTTTCTTATGAGGTGGAAATTTTGGTGCAAGATTGTGCATGTCCAAATGTGGCAACCATAGCTCCAACGAGTGGTTTGTGCAACGATTCAGGAACATTGGATTTGAGTACGCTTCAAGTTACCACAGAATTGGGAACTTGGGCAATTACCAACACACCAGTTGGCAGCAACCCTGCAACCTTCACAGGCACTACTTTCGATGCCACAGGAGCAGATGCAGGGGATTACGAACTTACTTTCACCTTAGATGCTGCTCCACTTACCAGTTGTCCAGATTCATCTGTACAAATACTGACCGTTCAAGCGGCGGTCAGTGCAGGAACAGGCAGTTCGGAAGATGTGTGTAATGACGATGCCACTCCAATTGATTTGTTCTCAAAACTCACCAATGCAGATGCAGGTGGAATATGGTCTTTGACTTCTGGAACGCTTGACATAGGTGTATTTGATGCAACAAATGGAACGTTTACTCCATTGAATCAAAGTGCTGGCACATTCGAGTTTAGCTATACCCTTTCTGCTTCTGGCCCTTGTGGGAGCGATATCTCGACTGTTACCATCAACGTTGTAGCATCTCCTACTGCTACCCTAACAACGGATGCAAATACTTGTAATGTAAGTGCCGATGGTTCAATTATTGACCTCACCAGCTTGGTAACAGGTGGTGATACAAGCGGAACTTGGACTGATACCGATGTTACGGGAGTAAACATGAGTGATTGGACAGCCCTTGATTTTGATGGTATTACAGAGGGAGCTTACATTTTTACCTATACCTTAAACTCTGCTAATGCACCCTGTACAAACCCTTCTTATCCAGTCACTGTTCTGGTCGAAGATTGCAACTGCATCCAACCTTCAAGTCCTACTCCTTTAGTGGGTCTAATTAGTATTTGTGACAACGAAATAAACAATACTTCTTTTGAAGTCAATACAGAGGTAGGAACAACAGTCAATTGGTACGATGCTACAACAGGAGGCAATTTATTGGCATCGGGTTTAACATTTATGCCAACTGATGCAGGTATTTATTATGCACAAGCTGTTAATAATACGGATGCATGTACAAGTGAGATGGTAGAATTTGTGCTTCAAGCAAATTCTACTCCAATAGCTTTATTCGATATTTCCACTGCCACTTGTAAAAATGAACCCATAACTTTTATTTTTGATGGAATTGCAGATACAGATGCTATTTATACTTGGGACTTTGGAGGAGGAGATATAATGGACGGAATAGAGCCACATTCCTACACTTGGACAAATACAGGCGAACAAAACGTTACTTTGACCATCGAACAAAATGGATGTATGGACAGCTATACATCGAGTATCACCATTTCAGAAGTGGAAGTAGGAATCACTACACCAAAAACGATTATTCCAGCAGGTGAAGTTTTGCCATTATCCGCTACTGGGTTTTCCAGTATGGGAGATGTGACTTATACTTGGTCTTCTACTGGGAGTTTACCTGATTGTTTGGATTGCCCAGAAACATCCGTCAAAGTAAATCAAAATTCAAATATTACCGTTGTCGCAAGTGATGAATTTGGTTGCTCAGATGATGCTACCATAGCAATAGGAGTGCTTTATAAAGATGAAGTATTGATGCCTGCCGCTTTTTCTCCTAATAATGATGGAGTAAACGATGAGTTTGGAATAACTCCTATCAATGTCAGCAAAATAGAAACATTTGAAATTTATAGTAGGTTGGGCAATAAAGTATTTAGCACCAATGACCTTAACGAAACGTGGGATGGTAACTATAAGTTTGTACCCCAAGATATAGGACTATATGTTTACTTTATTAGGGGAACAGACAATGATGGGAAGGAATTTTTGGCTAAAGGGAACGTTATGTTGATAAGGTAA